From a region of the Vanrija pseudolonga chromosome 2, complete sequence genome:
- the tca-9 gene encoding Succinate--CoA ligase [ADP-forming] subunit beta, mitochondrial produces MLRSLRATRAIKRSAFQQQQVRNLSIHEYQSVQLLNQYGVDTPVGKPAFTPAEAESVAAAFGKPTVIKAQVLAGGRGKGHFDNGFQGGVHMVDTPAEAKDFASKMLGHKLITKQTGAGGRICNAVMLAERMPPAKEYYAAILNDRAAGTPVLVTSNQGGMNIEDVAHDTPEAIVTTPLDFENGISHADGVKLAEKLGFAPNARDNAADTFSKLYQIFKDKDSTQIEINPLGELPDGRVLCMDAKFGFDDNADFRQKDVFALRDTTQEDPQEVQAAEYGLNFIKLDGDIGCLVNGAGLAMATMDVLALHGGSPANFLDVGGGATAEAVKAAFKLILSEKKVKSIFVNIFGGIMRCDVIADGIIQATHELNLSVPLIVRLQGTKEAEAKKMIKESGLKIYAYDDLDEAAAEAVKLAK; encoded by the exons ATGCTCCGCAGCCTCCGTGCCACCCGCGCCATCAAG CGCTCCGCgttccagcagcagcaggtccGCAACCTCTCGATCCACGAGTACCAGTCTGTGCAGCTGCTCAACCAG tacggcgtcgacacgccCGTCGGCAAGCCGGCCttcacgcccgccgaggccgagtcggtcgcggccgcgttCGGCAAGCCCACCGTCATCAAGGCGCAggtgctcgccggcggccgtggcAAGGGACACTTTGACAACGGCTTCCAGGGCGGTGTGCACATGGTTGACAC ccccgccgaggccaaggactTCGCCTCCAAGATGCTCGGCCACAAGCTCATCACCAAGCAGActggtgccggcggccgcATCTGCAACGCCGTcatgctcgccgagcgcatgCCCCCCGCCAAGGAGTACTACGCTGCCATCCTCAACGACCGTGCTGCCGGCACCCCCGTTCTCGTCACCTCCAACCAGGGTGGCATGAACATTGAGGACGTTGCCCACGACACGCCCGAGGCCATTGTCACCACCCCTCTCGACTTTGAGAACGGCATCTCGCACGCCGACGGtgtcaagctcgccgagaagctcGGCTTTGCCCCCAACGCCCGcgacaacgccgccgacaccttCTCCAAGCTCTACCAGATcttcaaggacaaggactCCACCCAGATTGAGATCAAccccctcggcgagctcccCGACGGTCGTGTTCTCTGCATGGACGCCAAGTTTGGCTTTGACGACAACGCCGACTTCCGCCAGAAGGACGTCTTTGCTCTCCGTGACACCACCCAGGAGGACCCCCAGGAGGTCCAGGCTGCCGAGTACGGCCTCAACTTCATCAAGCTTGACGGTGACATTGGCTGCCTTGTCAACGGTGCCGGTCTTGCCATGGCCACCATggacgtcctcgccctccacgGCGGTTCGCCCGCCAACTTCCTTgacgtcggtggtggtgccacTGCCGAGGCTGTCAAGGCGGCCTTCAAGCTCATCCTTTCCGAGAAGAAAGTCAAGTCGATCTTTGTCAACATCTTTGGCGGTATCATGCGTTGCGACGTCATTGCCGACGGTATCATCCAGGCCACCCACGAGCTCAACCTCTCTGTCCCTCTGATTGTCCGTCTCCAGGGTaccaaggaggccgaggctaAGAA GATGATCAAGGAGTCTGGTCTCAAGATCTACGCCTACG acgaccttgacgaggccgccgccgaggccgtcaagctTGCCAAGTAG